A single Clostridium sp. AN503 DNA region contains:
- a CDS encoding BCCT family transporter gives MKDQASEKSLLKQLDWFTMLVPFCCILVLCTWFVTKPEQSSQVLGSIRYFLGNQMGSYYLLIGLGVFICSLYMAFSRFGKIKLGDMEKPEYSNFRWGSMMFTAGLAADILFYSCCEWMLYAAEPHIEDMGGIQDWASTFPLFHWGPIPWGFYLVLSVAFGFMLHVRKRDKQKYSESCRALLGKRVDGWAGKIIDLIAVVALLAGTATTFSLATPLLSLAISRVTGIPQTTMLTILILVIVCCIYTVSVYFGMKGIQRSAACCTYLFFTLLAYVFFFGGESRYIIETGITALGNLTQNFIGLSTWTDALRTSSFPQNWTIFYWAYWMVWCVAAPFFIGAISKGRTVKQTILGGYFFGLAGTFTSFIILGNYGLGLQTHGRLDILTPYTQTGDQYTAIISMLEYLPLSSFVLILLVLCMITFYSTSFDSITLVASSYSYKELGNAVNPDKRVKLFWAIFLILLPIALIFSKNSMTNLQTVSIIAAFPIGIIIILILASFFKDANEYLKGN, from the coding sequence ATGAAAGATCAGGCTTCTGAGAAATCCCTGTTAAAACAACTGGACTGGTTTACCATGCTGGTCCCGTTTTGCTGTATTCTCGTCTTATGTACATGGTTCGTTACAAAACCGGAACAGTCTTCCCAGGTTCTGGGATCGATCCGGTATTTCCTGGGCAACCAGATGGGGAGCTACTACCTCCTGATCGGCCTGGGCGTTTTTATCTGCTCCCTGTACATGGCATTTTCTCGCTTTGGCAAAATAAAGCTGGGCGATATGGAGAAGCCGGAATACTCCAACTTCCGCTGGGGCTCCATGATGTTTACTGCCGGACTTGCAGCCGACATCCTGTTCTACTCCTGCTGTGAATGGATGCTGTATGCTGCGGAACCGCATATTGAGGATATGGGCGGCATCCAGGACTGGGCATCCACCTTCCCGCTGTTCCACTGGGGGCCGATTCCCTGGGGCTTCTACCTTGTCCTGTCCGTGGCCTTCGGCTTCATGCTCCATGTACGTAAGCGTGACAAGCAGAAATATTCCGAATCCTGCCGCGCCCTTTTGGGAAAGCGTGTGGACGGATGGGCCGGGAAGATCATAGATCTGATCGCTGTAGTGGCGCTGCTTGCAGGCACTGCCACCACATTTTCCCTCGCCACGCCTCTGCTCTCCCTGGCGATCAGCCGCGTGACCGGCATTCCGCAGACCACGATGTTGACGATCCTGATCCTGGTGATCGTATGCTGCATTTACACGGTCTCCGTATACTTCGGCATGAAGGGCATCCAACGCTCGGCTGCCTGCTGTACCTACCTGTTTTTTACGCTGCTGGCCTATGTGTTTTTCTTCGGCGGGGAGAGCCGCTACATTATTGAGACAGGTATCACTGCATTAGGTAACTTAACCCAGAACTTTATCGGGCTGTCCACCTGGACGGATGCGCTGCGCACCTCTTCCTTCCCGCAGAACTGGACGATCTTCTATTGGGCATACTGGATGGTCTGGTGCGTGGCTGCTCCATTCTTCATCGGGGCCATCAGCAAAGGGCGGACGGTGAAGCAGACGATCCTGGGCGGATACTTCTTTGGCCTTGCAGGTACGTTTACCTCCTTCATCATCCTGGGGAACTACGGACTGGGCCTGCAGACCCACGGACGGCTGGATATCCTGACTCCTTACACCCAGACCGGTGATCAGTACACTGCGATCATCTCCATGCTGGAGTACCTCCCGCTGTCAAGCTTTGTGCTGATCCTTTTGGTGCTCTGCATGATCACCTTTTATTCCACGTCCTTCGACTCCATCACCCTGGTGGCGTCCTCCTACTCCTACAAGGAGCTGGGCAATGCCGTGAACCCGGATAAGCGCGTGAAGCTGTTCTGGGCTATCTTCCTGATCCTGCTGCCGATCGCGCTGATCTTCTCGAAGAACTCTATGACGAATCTGCAGACGGTATCGATCATTGCGGCGTTTCCGATCGGGATCATTATTATTTTGATCCTGGCCAGTTTCTTTAAGGATGCGAATGAATATTTGAAAGGGAACTGA
- a CDS encoding LicD family protein, whose protein sequence is MQYDLTKVHETNLKILKEIDRICRKYKIKYMLDAGTLLGAVRHQGFIPWDDDADVAFTRSNYEAFLKVVKRELPDTMELLMPWDFRGGKNFYDFTARIIYKNSRTHDDTPEMQFYEGKLNHLWVDLFTIDELPEKKNAAALTLLLHKMVYGMAMGHRYHLDFGKYSLFHKLAVGGMSAVGRFVPMKALFKMQRLVALKDRRGRSGLRYYSNYQPDFLYVTLKRQWCEEIVDLDFCDTKLMASKHWHEVLTWIYGDYMTLPPKEKRVPAHSTIEIQVYDEDVQ, encoded by the coding sequence ATGCAGTATGATTTGACAAAGGTCCATGAGACCAATCTAAAAATCCTCAAGGAAATAGACAGGATCTGCAGGAAGTATAAGATTAAATATATGCTGGATGCGGGTACTCTTTTGGGAGCGGTCCGCCACCAGGGCTTCATACCGTGGGATGATGATGCGGATGTGGCGTTTACCAGAAGTAATTATGAGGCGTTCCTTAAGGTGGTGAAGCGGGAGCTGCCGGATACGATGGAGCTTCTAATGCCGTGGGATTTCCGGGGAGGAAAGAACTTCTATGACTTTACCGCGAGGATCATCTACAAAAACAGCCGTACCCATGATGATACGCCCGAGATGCAGTTTTACGAGGGTAAGCTGAACCACCTTTGGGTGGATCTGTTCACCATCGATGAACTGCCGGAGAAAAAGAACGCAGCGGCTTTGACGCTCTTGCTCCACAAGATGGTCTACGGTATGGCGATGGGACATCGGTATCATCTGGATTTTGGGAAATACAGTCTGTTCCACAAGCTGGCGGTCGGCGGCATGTCTGCGGTGGGCAGGTTTGTCCCCATGAAGGCGCTCTTTAAGATGCAGCGCCTGGTGGCGCTGAAGGACCGGCGGGGGCGCAGCGGGCTGCGGTATTACAGCAATTACCAGCCGGACTTTTTGTATGTGACTCTGAAACGGCAGTGGTGCGAGGAGATCGTGGATCTGGATTTCTGTGATACGAAGCTGATGGCCTCCAAACACTGGCATGAAGTGCTGACCTGGATCTACGGGGACTACATGACCCTGCCGCCCAAAGAGAAACGGGTGCCGGCTCACTCTACCATAGAGATCCAGGTGTACGATGAGGATGTGCAGTGA
- the rfbH gene encoding lipopolysaccharide biosynthesis protein RfbH — MAKTQDEARQEILGLVAEYCENYHIKSKKTYEEGDRIPYASRVYDADEMVNLVDSALEFWLTSGRYTDEFEKKLGEYLGVKYCSLVNSGSSANLNAFMALTSPLLGERQVRRGDEVITVAAGFPTTVTPVIQYGAVPVFVDVTIPQYNVDVTQLEEAYSDRTKAVMIAHTLGNPFDLKAVKEFCDRYGLWLIEDNCDALGSRYTIDGVEKFTGTVGDIGTSSFYPPHHMTMGEGGAVYTNNPLLHKIIRSFRDWGRDCICPSGRDNLCGHRFDRQYGELPLGYDHKYVYSHFGYNLKATDLQAAIGCAQLQKFPGFVERRRHNFDRLWAALKDTQDKLILPEPCENSRPSWFGFLITGKEGTDRNSVVQYVESKGVQTRMLFAGNLTRHPCFDQMRADQTGYRVVGDLHVADRIMRDTFWVGVYPGMTDEMIDYMAKTIREAVGL; from the coding sequence ATGGCAAAAACACAGGACGAGGCCCGTCAGGAGATCCTGGGGCTGGTTGCAGAATACTGCGAAAATTATCATATAAAGAGTAAGAAAACTTATGAGGAAGGAGACCGGATCCCATATGCATCCCGCGTCTACGATGCGGATGAGATGGTGAACCTGGTGGACAGCGCCCTTGAATTCTGGCTGACTTCCGGGCGGTATACAGATGAGTTTGAAAAGAAGCTTGGGGAGTACCTTGGAGTGAAATATTGCTCTCTGGTAAACTCTGGCTCCTCGGCCAATTTAAACGCATTTATGGCGCTCACGTCTCCGCTTTTGGGTGAGAGGCAGGTCCGGCGCGGGGATGAAGTGATCACTGTGGCGGCTGGCTTCCCGACGACGGTAACTCCTGTGATCCAGTACGGCGCGGTACCGGTTTTCGTGGATGTGACAATCCCTCAGTACAATGTGGATGTGACCCAGCTGGAGGAAGCGTACTCCGACCGGACAAAGGCCGTGATGATCGCCCATACCCTGGGGAATCCGTTTGATCTAAAAGCAGTTAAGGAGTTCTGTGACAGGTATGGGCTGTGGCTGATCGAGGACAACTGCGACGCTCTGGGCAGCAGGTATACCATAGACGGAGTGGAGAAATTCACGGGTACGGTGGGAGACATCGGTACTTCCAGCTTTTACCCTCCACACCACATGACCATGGGCGAGGGCGGCGCGGTCTATACCAATAATCCGCTGCTTCACAAGATCATCCGTTCCTTCCGCGACTGGGGCCGGGACTGTATCTGCCCGTCGGGCAGGGATAACCTCTGCGGGCACCGTTTTGACCGCCAGTACGGGGAACTGCCCCTGGGTTATGACCATAAGTATGTGTACTCTCATTTTGGGTACAATCTGAAGGCCACGGATCTGCAGGCTGCCATCGGCTGCGCCCAGCTTCAAAAATTCCCTGGCTTCGTAGAGCGCCGCCGTCATAACTTTGACCGTTTGTGGGCGGCTTTAAAGGACACCCAGGACAAACTGATCCTGCCGGAGCCATGTGAGAATTCCAGGCCCAGCTGGTTTGGTTTCCTGATCACCGGTAAAGAAGGGACAGACCGGAACTCGGTGGTGCAGTATGTGGAAAGTAAAGGCGTTCAGACCAGGATGCTGTTTGCGGGCAACTTAACACGCCATCCCTGTTTTGACCAGATGCGGGCAGACCAGACCGGATACCGGGTGGTGGGCGATCTGCATGTGGCGGACCGGATCATGCGGGACACCTTCTGGGTAGGCGTTTACCCCGGAATGACGGATGAGATGATCGACTATATGGCGAAGACGATCCGCGAGGCGGTCGGGCTGTAA
- a CDS encoding helix-turn-helix transcriptional regulator, which produces MMTHAYQEIYLNNAQSALGDAFDYAVNTCGIPGNDFVKLFTVSSVCKRLENGEPAYLAGKSGIEIVREIISETKGQLLQTEPQEHYGRSKEYWIGWAVAYYQWYSGRKYSDIFKGIDFEDLQKMYYTLHEADITKFVDIVDTRIKDFFSETNLKRIRTAYGFTQAELAKRSGVSLRSVQMYEQRNKDINKASADTLYRLARVLGCTMEDLIEK; this is translated from the coding sequence ATGATGACCCACGCATACCAAGAAATATATCTGAATAATGCACAGTCGGCTCTGGGGGATGCCTTTGATTATGCTGTGAATACCTGCGGCATTCCCGGAAACGATTTTGTAAAACTGTTTACTGTAAGTTCTGTATGTAAGCGATTGGAAAATGGTGAGCCTGCTTATCTTGCGGGAAAAAGCGGGATTGAAATTGTAAGAGAAATCATTTCAGAAACGAAAGGGCAGTTACTTCAGACAGAACCGCAGGAACATTACGGACGATCAAAGGAGTATTGGATTGGTTGGGCTGTGGCTTATTATCAATGGTATTCAGGCAGAAAGTACAGTGATATTTTTAAGGGTATTGATTTTGAAGATCTGCAAAAAATGTACTATACGCTTCACGAAGCGGATATAACAAAATTCGTTGATATCGTGGATACACGGATAAAGGATTTTTTTTCTGAAACAAATTTAAAGCGCATCCGCACAGCTTATGGATTTACGCAGGCAGAATTGGCTAAGCGTTCCGGCGTCAGCCTTCGTTCTGTTCAGATGTATGAACAGAGAAACAAAGACATTAACAAGGCAAGTGCTGATACGTTGTATCGGTTGGCAAGGGTTCTTGGCTGTACAATGGAAGATTTGATTGAAAAATAA
- a CDS encoding sodium:alanine symporter family protein, translating into MAQTLHFIVWGPWTMVLFLGTGLWFTVKSGGFQIRRIGYWWRMTAGSLWADDGGDSQEGSHRITPFQSACTALAATIGTGNIVGVATALTAGGPGALFWMWISALIGMATAYAETSIGQKYRYRKPDGHWMCGPMVYMERGLGCRPLGVLYAFFAVCSSLGMGSMVQSNSMSGTLEFGAGIPPLVSAVLVTAVTGAVILGGISRISRVSERLMPVSAGIYVVFSLVVILSGWNVLPRVIAAVFEGAFTPSAAGGGVAGFLLSRSVRYGMSRGVFSNEAGLGSMAVLHGAAEDTTPERQGMWAMFEVFFDTIIICTLTALVILCVQFGNGGLPQGSDGAGLTAYCFSLSLGSVGEWLVSGAMVVFAFATIIAWYYLGRQTACYLAERIFQRGDPGRNVEGLVKKSMRLYTALYLAAVFSGCICRLDVVWMISDIWNGLMAYPNLLTLWILSGEVRFPR; encoded by the coding sequence ATGGCACAGACGCTTCATTTTATTGTGTGGGGGCCATGGACCATGGTGTTGTTTTTGGGGACCGGGCTTTGGTTTACAGTAAAATCAGGAGGATTCCAGATACGGCGGATAGGATACTGGTGGAGGATGACCGCAGGAAGCCTGTGGGCGGATGATGGCGGAGACAGCCAGGAGGGGAGCCACCGCATTACCCCGTTTCAATCCGCCTGCACAGCGTTGGCTGCGACTATCGGGACCGGAAATATTGTGGGGGTAGCTACGGCGTTGACTGCAGGCGGCCCGGGTGCTCTGTTCTGGATGTGGATCTCGGCCCTGATCGGTATGGCGACTGCCTATGCAGAGACCAGTATCGGACAGAAATACCGGTACCGCAAACCTGACGGCCATTGGATGTGCGGGCCGATGGTCTATATGGAACGGGGGCTTGGATGCCGCCCGCTGGGGGTCCTCTACGCATTTTTTGCCGTATGCTCATCTCTGGGCATGGGTAGTATGGTACAGTCTAATTCCATGAGCGGCACTCTGGAGTTCGGCGCCGGTATCCCTCCGCTTGTCAGTGCGGTTTTGGTCACGGCGGTCACCGGAGCAGTGATCTTAGGCGGAATCAGCCGGATCTCCAGGGTGTCAGAACGGCTGATGCCGGTGTCGGCAGGAATCTATGTGGTATTTTCTCTTGTTGTCATCTTGTCTGGCTGGAACGTGCTGCCCCGGGTCATAGCGGCGGTGTTTGAAGGGGCGTTTACACCGTCAGCCGCAGGCGGCGGGGTGGCCGGGTTCCTTTTAAGCCGCAGCGTCCGCTATGGCATGTCTAGAGGCGTATTTTCCAATGAAGCGGGACTGGGGAGCATGGCGGTGCTTCACGGTGCGGCGGAGGATACCACGCCGGAACGGCAGGGCATGTGGGCCATGTTTGAAGTGTTTTTTGACACGATCATCATCTGCACCCTCACTGCGCTTGTGATCCTCTGCGTCCAGTTTGGAAATGGAGGGCTGCCCCAGGGCAGCGACGGGGCCGGTCTTACGGCATATTGTTTTTCTCTTAGTCTGGGATCTGTAGGGGAATGGCTGGTATCAGGCGCAATGGTAGTATTTGCATTTGCCACCATTATCGCCTGGTATTATCTGGGCAGGCAGACGGCCTGCTATCTGGCGGAGCGGATTTTCCAGAGAGGGGATCCGGGGCGGAATGTGGAAGGGCTTGTGAAGAAAAGCATGAGGCTGTATACGGCCCTGTACCTGGCGGCAGTATTTTCTGGCTGTATCTGCCGCCTGGATGTGGTGTGGATGATCTCGGATATTTGGAATGGCCTGATGGCCTATCCGAACCTGCTGACGCTTTGGATCCTGTCCGGGGAGGTGAGGTTCCCCAGGTGA
- a CDS encoding MBL fold metallo-hydrolase, whose product MEKNIKTRGRSRRGKQRKPWIAMILAAAVLIIGLVTAAAVIIGFGAEKEIRTEGEKDRQDEKPVFGGAELTMLKSQSKGQMMSFLLETKEGSLIVIDGGRWDDGDYLVEQIKKRGGHVSAWLLTHTHTDHVGALIKILQNEEDGEGAGIQIDNFYYNFASTEWYALHDQEELGTADTIIKLLNAQDPEKLHVVGKGDVISVDDVDITVVNDRYEPDEDHIGDNDGNDAGLAYRAVVNNRSILFLGDLGEVRGQMLLDDVGADGLRSDMVQMAHHGQNGVGEAVYQAVDPSVCLWPTPQWLWDNEGDRFKTPETKAWVQKLDVKKHYCTKDGDQVIR is encoded by the coding sequence ATGGAAAAGAATATAAAAACGAGAGGCAGGAGCAGGCGCGGAAAGCAAAGGAAACCGTGGATCGCCATGATTTTGGCGGCTGCGGTCCTGATCATAGGGCTGGTTACGGCGGCCGCAGTCATCATTGGTTTTGGGGCAGAAAAAGAGATCAGGACAGAAGGAGAAAAGGACAGGCAGGATGAAAAGCCGGTGTTTGGCGGCGCAGAGCTTACCATGCTGAAGTCCCAGAGCAAGGGGCAGATGATGTCCTTTCTTCTGGAGACAAAGGAAGGGAGCCTGATCGTTATTGACGGCGGGCGCTGGGACGACGGGGATTACCTTGTGGAGCAGATCAAAAAACGCGGCGGGCACGTGAGCGCATGGCTGCTGACCCATACCCACACAGACCATGTGGGCGCGCTGATCAAGATCCTGCAGAACGAGGAGGACGGTGAGGGCGCCGGGATCCAGATTGATAACTTCTATTATAATTTTGCATCGACAGAGTGGTATGCGCTCCATGACCAGGAGGAACTGGGGACTGCAGATACGATCATAAAGCTTTTGAATGCCCAGGATCCTGAAAAACTGCATGTGGTGGGAAAAGGCGACGTGATCTCTGTGGATGATGTGGATATCACAGTGGTGAACGACCGGTATGAGCCGGATGAAGATCATATAGGTGATAACGACGGCAATGATGCAGGCCTTGCGTACCGCGCGGTGGTGAATAACCGGTCCATCCTGTTTTTGGGGGATCTGGGAGAGGTCAGAGGTCAGATGCTGCTGGATGATGTGGGTGCGGATGGACTTAGATCCGACATGGTCCAGATGGCGCACCATGGTCAGAACGGCGTGGGAGAGGCAGTGTACCAGGCGGTTGATCCGTCGGTCTGTCTGTGGCCGACTCCGCAGTGGCTGTGGGATAATGAAGGAGACCGCTTTAAGACACCGGAGACAAAGGCGTGGGTCCAGAAGCTGGATGTAAAAAAACATTACTGCACCAAGGATGGAGACCAGGTTATCCGATAA
- the rfbG gene encoding CDP-glucose 4,6-dehydratase, whose translation MYNLEKCREFYKGKRVLVTGHTGFKGAWLCRILTLAGAEVTGYALEAPTDPSLFGIAGLEDTMDSVIGDIRDLEQLKQVFARVQPEIVIHLAAQPIVRDSYKDPVYTYETNVMGTVNLLESVRLTDSVKSLLNVTTDKVYENREWEYGYRECDPLDGYDPYSNSKSCSELVTHSYQKSFLGDGRCAVSTARAGNVIGGGDFANDRIIPDCVRAMAAGKTIVVRNPYSTRPYQHVLEPLFAYLHILQKQYEDSAFQGYYNVGPDDCDCVNTGELVTLFCELWGGGASWLDQHDGGPHEANFLKLDCSKIKRVFGWQPRWHIRGAVEKTIEWSKAYLEGADMLQVMDQQIREF comes from the coding sequence ATGTACAATTTAGAAAAATGCAGGGAATTTTATAAAGGAAAGCGGGTCCTGGTGACCGGCCATACGGGGTTTAAGGGGGCGTGGCTTTGCCGCATCCTGACTCTGGCGGGAGCGGAGGTGACTGGCTATGCGCTGGAGGCGCCTACGGACCCATCGCTGTTCGGGATCGCAGGTCTGGAAGATACGATGGATTCTGTGATCGGAGATATCCGTGATCTGGAACAGTTAAAGCAGGTGTTTGCGCGGGTGCAGCCGGAGATCGTCATCCATTTGGCGGCTCAGCCAATTGTGCGGGACTCCTATAAGGACCCGGTGTATACCTATGAGACCAATGTGATGGGGACGGTGAATCTTTTAGAGAGTGTGCGTCTGACGGATTCTGTGAAGTCGCTCCTCAATGTGACCACCGACAAGGTTTATGAGAACCGGGAGTGGGAGTATGGCTACCGGGAGTGTGATCCCCTTGACGGGTACGATCCTTACTCCAACAGCAAATCCTGTTCGGAACTGGTGACCCACAGTTATCAAAAGTCCTTTTTGGGAGACGGGCGCTGTGCTGTCTCCACTGCACGGGCAGGCAATGTGATCGGCGGCGGAGATTTTGCCAATGACCGGATCATTCCGGACTGTGTCCGGGCCATGGCGGCAGGCAAAACCATTGTGGTGCGCAACCCCTATTCTACCAGGCCATACCAGCATGTGCTGGAGCCGTTGTTCGCCTATCTGCATATTTTGCAGAAGCAGTATGAGGACAGCGCATTTCAGGGATATTACAATGTGGGGCCGGACGACTGCGACTGTGTCAATACAGGAGAGCTGGTGACGCTGTTCTGTGAATTGTGGGGCGGCGGAGCTTCCTGGCTGGACCAGCATGACGGCGGCCCTCATGAGGCGAATTTTTTAAAGCTGGACTGCTCGAAGATCAAGCGCGTGTTCGGCTGGCAGCCGCGGTGGCATATCCGCGGGGCGGTGGAAAAGACGATCGAATGGTCGAAAGCTTATCTGGAGGGTGCGGACATGCTCCAGGTGATGGATCAGCAGATCCGGGAATTCTGA
- a CDS encoding zinc dependent phospholipase C family protein, which produces MPGFTTHYILGMKAYNDLPNNQLKYIIAKYRWLYQLGLQGPDMFFYNIPILRHQDYRNVGSYMHEHHIRDFFECYLRRLSQISSRQQREEGLAYFCGYLGHYIGDSICHPYVYGRIGYDVKNPSNHTHGLHAALENDIDALLLMKYKKKKPSQFNQAATICLNGMETQFISRFLSECINEVYYPITYSNNFQVTPRMMHRSILAMRFGCRTLADPSGKKRSRIAFVENLFLRNPIASTKLVTDEVSDPRKCLNLDHEIWCNPWDRRLASKASFPDLFRQALLKCCNVYAIINADITRNEPMKEQDFSRLLDELGSYSYHSGLSVTD; this is translated from the coding sequence ATGCCTGGATTTACAACACATTATATACTGGGAATGAAAGCCTACAACGACCTGCCGAACAATCAGCTCAAATACATCATTGCCAAATACCGCTGGCTTTACCAACTGGGACTCCAGGGACCGGATATGTTCTTCTACAATATCCCGATATTGCGCCATCAGGACTACCGGAATGTGGGCTCTTATATGCATGAGCATCATATCCGGGATTTCTTCGAGTGCTATCTGCGCCGCCTAAGCCAGATCAGCTCCCGCCAGCAGCGGGAGGAGGGCCTTGCCTATTTCTGCGGGTACTTAGGACATTATATTGGGGATTCCATCTGCCATCCGTATGTGTACGGCAGGATCGGGTATGACGTCAAGAATCCCAGCAACCACACCCACGGTCTTCACGCTGCCTTGGAGAACGACATTGATGCGCTGCTCCTTATGAAGTACAAAAAGAAAAAGCCGTCCCAGTTCAACCAGGCGGCTACGATCTGCTTAAATGGCATGGAGACTCAGTTTATCTCCCGCTTTTTGTCGGAATGCATCAACGAAGTGTATTACCCGATCACCTACAGCAACAATTTCCAGGTTACCCCCAGGATGATGCACCGTTCCATCCTGGCTATGCGCTTCGGCTGCCGCACCCTGGCAGACCCCTCAGGGAAAAAGCGCAGCCGTATCGCTTTTGTTGAAAACCTGTTTTTGAGAAATCCCATCGCCTCCACCAAGCTGGTGACCGATGAGGTGAGCGACCCGCGGAAGTGCCTGAACCTGGACCACGAGATCTGGTGCAATCCCTGGGACCGCCGCCTTGCATCCAAGGCTTCCTTCCCGGATCTGTTCCGCCAGGCGCTGTTAAAATGCTGCAACGTATACGCCATCATCAATGCAGACATTACCAGGAATGAGCCTATGAAGGAACAGGACTTCAGCCGCCTTCTGGACGAGCTGGGCAGTTACTCCTACCACAGCGGTCTTTCTGTCACGGACTGA
- a CDS encoding DUF3990 domain-containing protein, with translation MDKLITVYHGSEKIVEQPIFGEGKKNNDFGLGFYCTASEELVKEWAVSSLRDGFSNRYTLNTEYLNILNLNSSDYTILNWIAVLVEHRLFSIKMPVARRAKRYLIDNFSVNVNAFDLIMGYRADDSYFDYAESFLNNGISVEQLAGAMKLGKLGEQIVVKSKFAFSNLKYEGFNVAEKDRYYVLRKARDDKANQLYVKMLEEESDGLYIQDIMRGGIKNDDPRIPRNISE, from the coding sequence ATGGATAAGCTAATCACAGTGTATCATGGATCAGAAAAAATTGTAGAACAGCCGATTTTTGGTGAAGGAAAAAAGAATAACGATTTTGGACTTGGATTTTATTGTACTGCAAGCGAGGAACTTGTAAAGGAGTGGGCGGTATCTTCCCTGCGTGACGGCTTTTCTAATCGTTATACGCTCAATACCGAATACCTGAACATTTTAAATTTGAACAGCTCTGATTACACAATACTTAACTGGATTGCTGTTTTGGTGGAGCATCGCTTGTTTTCTATTAAAATGCCTGTGGCCAGACGCGCAAAAAGATATTTGATTGACAACTTCAGTGTGAATGTCAATGCATTCGATTTGATTATGGGATATCGTGCGGATGATTCCTATTTTGATTATGCGGAGTCGTTTCTAAATAATGGGATTTCAGTGGAGCAGCTTGCCGGAGCCATGAAGCTTGGAAAATTGGGCGAGCAAATCGTTGTTAAATCAAAGTTTGCTTTTTCAAATTTAAAATACGAGGGTTTTAATGTCGCCGAGAAAGACAGGTATTATGTTCTTCGCAAAGCCAGAGATGATAAAGCAAATCAGCTTTATGTAAAGATGCTTGAGGAGGAAAGTGATGGTCTGTATATTCAGGATATTATGAGAGGAGGCATTAAAAATGATGACCCACGCATACCAAGAAATATATCTGAATAA
- a CDS encoding glycosyltransferase family 2 protein: MRRLLSVVVSVYNEEQALPLFYQTASPILQALEWDYELLFVNDGSCDGSLGILRELAGRDEKVKVVAFSRNFGHEAAMIAGIDHSKGDAVVCMDADLQHPPECLPDIVRLMEEGYGVVSMVRTRNASAGFVKNITSAGFYKVINTLSDVKFEANASDFFAISRQAADVLRANYREKVRFLRGYVQNIGFKRTTLEYEAQDRVAGESKYSIRKLFAFSMNTIMCFSNLPLKLGIYAGIFAALLGVAVMIYTLFTRQGAPSGYATIVILICFMFAILFVIVGIIGEYIAILFSELKDRPIYVVEETRNVER, encoded by the coding sequence ATGAGACGATTGCTTTCCGTAGTGGTGTCCGTGTATAATGAAGAACAGGCGCTTCCTCTGTTCTACCAGACGGCGTCTCCAATTCTGCAGGCGCTGGAGTGGGACTACGAGCTTTTGTTTGTAAATGACGGGAGTTGTGATGGGAGCCTTGGCATCTTGAGAGAGCTGGCGGGACGGGATGAAAAGGTGAAGGTTGTGGCATTTTCACGGAATTTCGGCCATGAGGCGGCCATGATCGCGGGCATTGATCACTCCAAAGGGGATGCGGTGGTCTGTATGGATGCAGACTTACAGCATCCGCCGGAATGCCTGCCGGATATTGTTCGGCTGATGGAGGAAGGCTACGGCGTCGTCAGTATGGTGCGCACCCGGAATGCTTCGGCGGGGTTTGTGAAGAATATCACTTCCGCCGGGTTCTACAAGGTGATCAATACCCTGTCGGATGTGAAGTTTGAGGCAAATGCCTCGGATTTCTTTGCCATATCCAGGCAGGCGGCAGATGTACTCCGTGCTAATTACCGTGAAAAGGTACGGTTTCTGCGCGGTTATGTGCAGAATATCGGATTCAAACGGACGACCTTGGAGTACGAGGCGCAGGACCGGGTGGCGGGGGAGAGCAAATACAGCATCCGCAAGCTGTTTGCGTTTTCCATGAACACGATCATGTGTTTTTCCAATCTTCCGCTGAAGCTGGGGATCTACGCCGGTATTTTTGCAGCCCTTTTGGGAGTGGCGGTGATGATCTATACCCTTTTCACCAGGCAGGGGGCGCCCAGCGGGTATGCGACGATCGTGATCCTGATCTGCTTTATGTTTGCGATCCTGTTTGTGATCGTGGGGATCATTGGGGAGTATATTGCGATTCTGTTCAGCGAGCTGAAGGACCGGCCGATCTATGTGGTGGAGGAGACGAGGAATGTGGAGCGGTAA